Below is a window of Candidatus Kaelpia aquatica DNA.
AGAGGTTAAGCTCAACCGAATCAAGAAGATCCTTGCCGTAAAATTCAAACCTGCAAGTAGTGTTCCATTCGTTGAGAGTGGGTTTAAAATTCACCTCATAGATAGGTTCCCGCCAGTCAAAGAAATTCCCTGTATCGGGATCGTATACCTCTATAATTACACTTGATAGTTCATTAGACGGTACATCAATAACAATCTCCATCACGTTGTCTTCTGCACCGGCTAAACTGTTGCCTTTGGAACCAAAGACATAAAATGCTTTTGCTCTGGTATCCTGGTAAGGGATCACATAAGCTAGAGCTTTAACCCCCAACAGGGATAGCACATAAAAAACTACTGCAAAGGTAAATAATGTTCTCTTCATAATCACACCCGTCCTTTTTTTAAGATAGCCTCAATTTTTATCGCCCCTTTTCCCACTTTGAATTAGGACTCACCTAAAACGTTCTTATATTTTACGCTATCTGCAGGTAACGTCAAGATAAAATTTAAATTTTGGTAACAGCAGGAAGTAATTTTTAGAAAGTTTTAATCTTTATCATTTCAGTAGATTTTCTTGGATTTCAAGTGGAAGATGATCATACACTCTAGGCTCTATTTCAATTGCTCTTTTAATGTCTTCGATAGCTTCTTCAACTCGTCCTAACTGGTATTTACTCCATGCACAATTAACCCATGCCCGATGTGTATCTGTGCCAAGATTAAGCTCTATCGCTCTTTTTGTAGCTTCTATTGCTTTATGATGTTGACCTGTATAAAATTGAGAGTTTCCAAGGTTATAAAAAGCATGGGCAGAATTTTAATCTAGAGCTACTGTTTTTTCAGAAGCATCTATTGATTCTTCATACCTGAGCAGGATAGGAAAAAAACAGAGCAAATCCTACCGTAAATAAAATAATCCTTTTAAAGTATGGCATTGTTTATAATGCTTTTATATCCAATTCCTTGCTATAAATATGCCATATAGTTAGGAAGATTGCAAATTGAGTGCCGAAATTGCTATGTTTTGGAATGCAGGTTGTTGATAATCAATGACTTGATAAGATGATCTTAAGTTGTTTCTTTGCAACAAAAAGAAAGCGAGCCTTGAATTCTGTCATACCCTCATTAAAGAATGAGGATTTTTTATTTCGTCAATTAGTTATGAATACATGGCTCCATCCCCTATTTCTACAAAAAACACTTTTTACACCCTTTCCTGCTATCTCTACTCTGCTTACATATAGCTATAGTTTATCTATTTCTTCATAGCATATTTGTGCATTGATAAATATTTCTGCTTTTTCAAAATAATTTGCAGCCTTATATGGTCAGAGTGTATGAGAACCGCTGCATAAAGATGTTGTTTGAATAGATAAAAATCTCGGGAATCTTGTCGTCTTTATGTTTTTATCGTTTCCGCAAGTTAATATATGCTCTTAAGTTTTTTCTAAACAAATATTTTATTAACTGCTTAAAAATATGCGTGTTATAATAATTTTTTCTGAGAAACTTAAAACTGAAGTAAAATTTTTTATATGCTGAAAAAAGCAATTTATTTAATGTCTTTACGTCTATACTGTTCGGATGAAAGGCATTGGTGCTGAGATGATTAGAATAGGCATTCCAGTCGCTGCTCACCACACCATTCTCTTTAGCTAATTTTCGTAACTGGGTTCCGGGGTAAGGTGTATACAAACAGAAAATTTCTCCGTCAACAGGTAATCTTATCGCCCTATCGATTGTTTCTGCTATTTCCTTTTTTGTCTCTGACGGAAGTCCTATCATAAATGATGCATTAATTTTTATATCGAAATTTCTAACAATTTTTATCTTTTCCATTAACAAACTATCTTCCATCTGTTTATTCATTAATTTACGAATTCTATTATTCAGCGTCTCTATTCCTATATAAATCCTATCGCAACCTGCCCTTTTCATGAGTTGTACATCTTCTTTGTCGATAGTATCTATTCGCATACTGCATCCCCAGGAAATATTTAAGTTTTCTTTTATTATTTCCTGGCAGATAATTCTTAATCTTTTACTACTGTAATTGAAACTATCATCTTCAAAGGAAATAAAATCTATATTGAAATCTCTTTTTAACATTTTAATCTCTTCGCATATATAGTCCGGGCTATGCCCTCTTACCTTTCTGCCAAAAACCGTTTGATCACAGAATGTACATGCATAAGGGCATCCTCTGCTTGTAATTATAGAAGATGTTTTTCTCCCTCCTCTTAAAAAATGGTGATGATATTTATTAAAATTACTTAA
It encodes the following:
- a CDS encoding radical SAM protein, coding for MKVLLINPFIKGRIVYGCLAPFSPSLPPLGLCYLASFLEKNGYSVKILDLNILSNINIINSINLFDPDIVGVTSTTAAFNSAKKLLQTIKSSFPGKITVLGGPHISVLPSETMAECPDIDIGVIGEGEITFCELSNAISNKHDLGLCKGIIFRKNNTTVRTDSMPLIDNLDTLPLPARHLLSNFNKYHHHFLRGGRKTSSIITSRGCPYACTFCDQTVFGRKVRGHSPDYICEEIKMLKRDFNIDFISFEDDSFNYSSKRLRIICQEIIKENLNISWGCSMRIDTIDKEDVQLMKRAGCDRIYIGIETLNNRIRKLMNKQMEDSLLMEKIKIVRNFDIKINASFMIGLPSETKKEIAETIDRAIRLPVDGEIFCLYTPYPGTQLRKLAKENGVVSSDWNAYSNHLSTNAFHPNSIDVKTLNKLLFSAYKKFYFSFKFLRKNYYNTHIFKQLIKYLFRKNLRAYINLRKR